The following proteins are encoded in a genomic region of Corylus avellana chromosome ca4, CavTom2PMs-1.0:
- the LOC132178604 gene encoding E3 ubiquitin-protein ligase BRE1-like translates to MILSMSLNGSSACPEGTRDSKRRTMVLDLDLNYPPPEENTALIDLRDVRPRENEHSQREALLNAEFIDEEIVVISPRKFAEAKNNSQRNRSQRSCGVIDRLHEPAEACSHVSELVALSHIKHRNQRGKAVLNWELYMNAEVTDKIKKSDVPMPHSEPQHERPIFSCAICMGQLIEETSTKCGHIFCKKCIEVAIATQHKCPTCRHKLRKRDIFRVYLPTAS, encoded by the exons ATGATTCTTAGCATGAGCTTAAATGGATCAAGTGCATGTCCCGAAGGGACAAGAGACTCTAAGAGGAGAACGATGGTATTAGACTTGGACCTTAATTATCCGCCTCCTGAGGAGAACACAGCTCTAATTGATCTTCGAGATGTACGACCTCGAGAGAATGAACACTCACAAAGAGAAGCTCTGCTTAATGCCgagttcattgatgaagaaattgttgtgATCTCCCCAAGGAAATTTGCGGAA GCAAAGAACAATTCTCAAAGAAACCGTTCTCAGAGAAGCTGTGGAGTTATAGATAGGCTCCATGAACCTGCAGAAGCATGCAGTCATGTTTCAG AATTAGTCGCTCTTAGCCACATCAAGCACAGAAATCAACGAGGCAAGGCAGTTCTTAACTGGGAACTTTACATGAACGCGGAAGTCACTGACAAAATCAAG AAAAGTGATGTTCCCATGCCTCATTCTGAACCCCAGCATGAAAGACCTATCTTCAGTTGTGCGATCTGCATGGGCCAGTTGATTGAAGAGACATCGACAAAATGTGGTCACATCTTCTGTAAGAAATGCATTGAGGTGGCAATAGCTACTCAGCACAAATGCCCTACCTGTAGGCATAAACTTAGAAAGCGAGACATCTTCAGGGTCTACCTTCCAACTGCCAGCTAA
- the LOC132179053 gene encoding uncharacterized protein LOC132179053 — protein MAEPMETNLSSEPLDLHAIHSRIRELADLHTCSGDNITELSPSDSEKLLTDCALDLESRVKQIVSERSDVSSLGVDDLDAYLACLKEELNMVEAESTEFSNEIEILTRTNVEDSNRLETDLEGLEYALDFIASQGLKKTKAVICPSSAEDQLNLRNDCVDHKFELLELEDQIERKKKNLKSLQDLDYMYRWFDAVEQIEDVLTGLKVIAFTENCIRLSLRTYIPKLEGLLYQHTTENIIEPSEMNHELLIGVREGTMELKSVEIFPNDVYITDILDAAKSLSKSSLQWFLTKTQDRITLCTLRRLVVKSANKSRHSFEYLDRVENIVAHMVGGVDAFIQIPQGWPVLSSPLKLISLKSSDHSKEISLTFLCKVEEVANSLTIQLRQDVSTFVDAVEKILVEQMRLELHSDGSEKRLL, from the exons atggCAGAACCAATGGAAACCAATCTCTCTTCAGAGCCCCTCGACCTCCATGCCATTCACag TCGAATAAGAGAGCTCGCAGATCTCCACACATGCAGCGGAGACAATATTACCGAACTAAGCCCTTCAGATTCGGAGAAATTACTGACAGACTGCGCTCTCGATCTCGAG AGCAGAGTGAAGCAAATTGTGTCAGAGCGCTCCGATGTTAGTTCCTTAGGGGTTGACGACTTGG ATGCATACTTGGCATGTCTAAAAGAGGAGCTTAACATGGTGGAGGCCGAAAGTACTGAGTTCTCCAATGAGATTGAGATTCTTACTAGAACTAATGTGGAAG ATTCTAATCGATTGGAGACAGATCTTGAAGGGTTGGAATATGCTTTAGATTTTATAGCATCACAG GGACTGAAGAAAACTAAAGCTGTTATTTGCCCTTCATCTGCAGAAGATCAGTTAAATTTGAGGAATGATTGTGTGGATCACAAGTTTGAG CTATTAGAACTCGAAGATCAGAttgagaggaagaaaaagaatttaaagtCTTTGCAGGATCTTGATTATATGTACAGATG GTTTGATGCCGTAGAACAGATTGAGGATGTGTTGACAGGTCTAAAGGTCATTGCATTCACTGAAAACTGCATTAGGTTGTCATTGCGGACATACATCCCAAAATTAGAAGGCCTTTTGTATCAACATACTACTGAAAACATCATTGAACCATCTGAAATGAATCATGAGTTACTAATAGGAGTTCGGGAGGGGACTATGGAGCTAAAGAGTGTGGAG ATATTTCCGAATGATGTATACATAACTGACATTCTTGATGCTGCAAAGTCTCTCAG TAAGTCTTCATTGCAGTGGTTTCTAACAAAAACACAAGATAGAATTACTCTCTGCACTCTAAGGCGACTTGTGGTAAAGAGTGCAAATAAATCAAG ACACTCATTTGAGTACTTGGATAGAGTTGAGAATATAGTAGCTCATATGGTTGGGGGAGTTGATGCATTTATACAGATCCCTCAAGGTTGGCCAGTATTAAGTTCTCCGTTGAAGCTGATATCTCTCAAGAGCTCAGATCATTCAAAGGAGATTTCCTTAACTTTTCTTTGCAAAGTCGAG GAAGTGGCGAACTCCTTAACCATACAATTACGGCAGGATGTGTCCACCTTTGTCGATGCTGTTGAAAAGATACTTGTAGAACAAATGCGCTTAGAACTTCATTCAGATGGTTCAGAAAAACGACTGCTATGA